The Styela clava chromosome 2, kaStyClav1.hap1.2, whole genome shotgun sequence genome contains a region encoding:
- the LOC144431254 gene encoding uncharacterized protein LOC144431254, translating to MEVFFPTYLHHTMFRRTFTTNFVQTEKNLIQMSGGFQPRCLGCSRNDYINFKSVKDEICWVTYNSDLCFGRIMLSGCNVRPLESTRHTSQVTTTSVLYICKPSKAQFNLSYEYIHCITGNRIESPETTTQPTNYEPIAEHSKDDLISLSPQAIGIIIGAIVLTFVLQIITCKAYFYWKNRNRRAQEGENQINTRVVNRPLPDPPSYVIDGNFYVIS from the exons ATGGAAGTTTTTTTCCCAACTTATCTACATCATACCATGTTCCGAAGGACTTTCACAACCAATTTTGTACAAACAGAGAAAAATCTTATACAGATGAGTGGTGGGTTTCAACCAAGAT GTTTAGGTTGTTCGAGAAACGATTACATCAATTTTAAATCAGTCAAAGACGAAATATGTTGGGTAACGTACAACTCTGATCTCTGCTTTGGCAGAATCATGCTATCAGGATGCAATGTAAGACCACTGGAGTCCACACGTCACACGTCACAAGTCACAACCACGTCAGTTTTATACATATGCAAACCATCAAAAGCCCAATTTAACTTGAGCTACGAATATATCCATTGCATAACgg GAAACAGAATAGAATCCCCGGAAACTACAACGCAACCTACAAACTATGAACCAATCGCTGAGCATTCCAAAGACGATCTCATATCGCTTTCCCCTCAAGCAATTGGTATAATCATCGGAGCGATTGTTCTGACATTTGTTCTGCAAATTATAACATGCAAAGCatatttttattggaaaaataG AAATCGTCGAGCACAAGAGGGAGAGAATCAGATCAATACTCGTGTTGTGAACCGCCCGTTACCAGATCCGCCTTCATATGTCATAGACGGCAATTTTTATGTCATCTCCTAA
- the LOC144431252 gene encoding uncharacterized protein LOC144431252 → MNRIFLLVILLISTMVSSLNGKKCLEYPDVIYDLSGRVESPTNDKDCLESDMYCSWKFYFPTDLHHTMFRMTFTTNFVQSERNLVRMGGGDTPSCCWRSDYINFKSVNDEICWITYNSDLCLDRIKQSGCETRDWGFNVTRTMVLYICEPAKAQFNLSYEYFDCITGNTIESPETTSQPTTYPPLTTTVAETAENIKTPSSHYGITNTVTEPSISSQATDDCKNDPMTISPQTIGMIIGMIVMAFILQITAFKAYFYWKNRNRSQERQHQINTRAMNSPLPVPTPTPLYEEVNNPLPVTEVEATSQIMIPIDNAGYLSAINVNTSRTRNTQASPQAVMASSSQGEYEVAYVNAPESDYITPETLP, encoded by the exons atgaatCGAATTTTCTTACTCGTAATTTTATTGATAAGCACAA TGGTTTCATCTTTGAACGGCAAGAAGTGTTTAGAATATCCCGATGTCATATATGATCTGAGCGGGCGAGTTGAATCTCCAACGAATGATAAAGATTGTCTGGAGAGTGACATGTATTGTTCATGGAAATTTTATTTCCCAACTGATCTACATCATACTATGTTTCGAATGACTTTCACAACCAATTTTGTTCAAAGTGAGAGAAATCTTGTACGGATGGGTGGTGGGGATACACCAAGCT GTTGTTGGAGAAGTGATTACATCAATTTTAAATCAGTCAACGACGAAATATGTTGGATAACGTACAACTCTGATCTCTGCTTGGACAGAATCAAACAATCAGGATGCGAGACAAGAGATTGGGGCTTCAATGTTACTCGTACAATGGTTTTATACATATGCGAACCAGCAAAAGCCCAATTCAACTTGAGCTACGAATATTTCGATTGCATAACAG GAAACACAATAGAATCCCCGGAAACTACATCGCAACCCACAACCTATCCACCACTAACAACAACAGTCGCTGAAActgctgaaaatataaaaacaccaTCCAGTCATTATGGTATAACAAACACAGTCACTGAGCCTTCAATTTCATCGCAAGCAACCGACGATTGCAAAAACGATCCCATGACGATTTCTCCTCAAACAATCGGAATGATTATCGGGATGATCGTTATGGCATTCATCCTACAAATTACAGCATTCAAAGCatatttttattggaaaaataG AAATCGGTCACAAGAACGACAACATCAGATCAATACTCGTGCTATGAACAGCCCCTTACCAGTTCCAACGCCAACTCCTTTGTATGAAGAAGTGAATAATCCACTACCCGTGACTGAAGTTGAAGCAACATCGCAAATCATGATACCAATAGATAACGCGGGATATTTGTCTGCCATTAATGTTAATACGTCACGTACAAGGAATACCCAGGCATCCCCACAAGCTGTGATGGCATCATCAAGTCAAGGTGAATATGAAGTCGCGTATGTAAATGCGCCCGAATCTGATTATATTACTCCAGAAACTTTGCCCTAA